GTTCCTCGATAACGTCACGAACCGCACCATCGAGATTTCACTCGGGCGCGCCTACGATTTCAACCGTCCCTACTCACAATATCTGGAATTACGCCAGGAAATCCGCGAAAAACAATTAGCCACCCAAAAGAACCAACAAAAGAAGATCGAGGAAACCGAACGGCTGATCGAGAAGTTTCGCGCCAAGGCCACCAAAGCTTCCATGGCGCAGTCACTGATCAAGAAGCTGGATAAAATCGAACGGATCGAAGTAGACGAAGACGATAATTCGGTCATGTCAATTTCCTTTCCCGTTTCGAAGACACCGGGAAAAGTCGTCATCGAAGCTGAGCACGTCACCAAGAAATACGGCGACAAACTGATTTTCCGCGACATCAGCCTCCTGGTTGAACGCGGAAGCAAGATCGCGTTTGTGGGCCAGAACGGCCAGGGAAAATCGACTTTCATCAAGGCGATCGTCGACGAGATACCCTACGATGGCGTGATCAAACTGGGCCATAACGTCCAGTTGGGCTATTTCGCGCAGAACCAGGCAGAATATCTCGACGGTGAGAAAACGCTTCTGGATACGATGCTAGACGCCGCCAATGATACCAATCGGATGAAGGTGCGCGACATGCTGGGCGCTTTCCTCTTCCGCGGTGACGACGTTGAAAAGAAGGTGAAGGTATTATCAGGAGGCGAACGAAACCGTTTGGCCCTGTGTCGCTTGCTTCTCCAGCCGATCAATGTGTTGTTGATGGACGAACCTACGAACCACCTCGACATCAAATCCAAAAACGTACTGAAAGCCGCACTCCAGAAATACGAAGGCACCCTGTTGTTGGTTTCCCACGACCGGGATTTCCTCCAAGGGATGGCCAATATCGTATACGAGTTCAAAGACCACCGTGTGCGGGAATACCTTGGTGACATCAATTTCTTCCTCGAACAGCGGAACCTCCAAAATATGCGAGAAGTCGAGAAGAAGGACCCGGCTGCGAAGAAAGACGAACCGGCAGCGCCCAAAGCATCCTACGAAGACCAAAAGAAAAACAAGACCTTACAGAACCGCCTTTCGAAGATCGAGGGCCAGATCCAGCAACTGGAGGAAGCCATCCGCAAAGACGACCTCGCACTTGCCTCTCATTACGACAAGCACGTAGAGGACGCCCAGTTTTTTACCGCCTATAACAAGAAGAAAGAGGAATTGGACCAGTTGATGGAGGAGTGGGAACGGTTACAGCTCGAACTCGAATAACCGCTACGGCACCGCCACTTTGATTTCGCCTTTGAGGATCGACACTTCCAATTGACGCTCTTCCCCACAAAATTCCCCGTCGATCTGGAAACTGACGGGCACATCGGCCTCGATCCGTGCGTTGGCGGTCTGGATGATCTCCACTTCCTGTCCGACCGGCAGTCGCCCGCTGACGATTTTGGCAAAAATCCAGAAGTTGAGTTTCTTGAGGACGACCACTTCAAACAGGCCATCGTCCATCTTTCCCTTTGGGTTGATGGTCACCCCGGTGCCGTATTTCGTCGAGTTGGCGATGACAATCATCTTGGCCCGGAACCGGCGCGTTTCGTCATTGGCCTCAATCGTAGCGTAGAAAGGGCGACGGGTTTGCTTGAGGGTTGTGAACACTTTCGTGGCATAGCCCAGCATCCCCCGCATCGCCGTTTTTTCAAAATTCCGGATGAGTTGCGCGTTGAGTCCGAGATCGCTCAGGTGCAGGCTCTTTTTTCCGTTCAGGGATACAATATCCATGGCCATGACGCTGTCGGAAAATGCGATCCGCAGGTTGTCTTCCAGGGCAGATGGAAATCCGAGGTCGGTTGACAGTCCGTTTGCAGATCCCGACGGCAGGATCCCGAAGATGCACTCATGACCGTGAAGGGCATCGGCGGCCATTTTGATGGTGCCATCCCCACCGGCAATCAACACACGATCCGGACGGTGTTCTTTTGCCAGTTGCTGAAGGGCTGCCTCGTTGTTCGAATCGGTCGTCTCATATACAAAAAAACGATAGCCACGTTCTTCAGCGAATCGTTTCGCGGCGTCGATCAGCGGCGTTTTATCGACGCCACCTGCCACGGGGTTCGCAATCATCAGTACGCTTCTTTGCATTTTTTTAGGTTCATTTATCACTAAATTTAGGTAAATTAGAGGTGAGCGACCAAGCGCATTAACGTTTTGATGAGACCCTTACTGAAATTATACCGGGGCTATGCCAACGAAGCCGAACTAATCGTCATGGGCCATGTTTTCCGCCCCACGACGCGGGAGGAGTATGATTTCCAGAAAAAGCGGTTTCGGAACGCCAAATGGGTCATCCGCATGTTCCGGATCAAGACGCAGTCGAACGCGAGCGTATACCTCGAACACAACGGGCAGCGGGTACACACCAAAACCCTGGCCGACGGCTATTTCAAATTTTGCATTCCCCTTACTACCGACGTGGGCTACGGCTGGAAGGATTATTGGGTAAGCATCCGCTACCAGGATGAGGAAATCCGGGCGAAGGGCAGCTACATGCGTCCGTATGAAGGGAATCTGGGTTTCATCTCCGATATCGACGATACGTTTTTGGTATCGCATACGCGAAATCCGTTCCGCAAACTTTACATCCTTCTGTTCCGCAACGTGCAGGAGCGAAAAGTATTCGAAGGTGTCGTGCCGCACTACCAGGCCTTGTCAACCGCCGGACGCAACAACAAGGGCGAGCAGAACGCTTTCTTCTACATTTCCAGCAGTGAATGGAACCTCTACCGCTTCATCGTCGACTTCACGCAGCTGCACCAATTGCCACGTGCCGTCATGCTACTGCGCGACATCAAGACCAGCCTGTGGGATTTTTTTATAACCGGAAGGGGCGATCACGGGCATAAATTTGAAAAGATCCGCCATATACTCGAATTTTATCCGCACTTGCGCTACACGTTGTTGGGCGATGACTCGCAGCACGACCCGTTCCTGTATGAGGATATCTGCAAGATTTTCCCCGTAACCGTCCAGGCTGTCTACATCCGTCAAACGGGTGATCACCCCAAACCCGCTACCGTGGCGGCCCTAGCGAATATTGCGTCCATGAACGTTGCCACCTGTTATTTCCGCGACAGCCTCGAAGCGATTGAACACTCGCGTTCCATCGGTTTGATATCATAATCTTCCCACCATATAACGGTTTCGAAAAATCGTATAACACATTCCCGCGCCTGAAACCGGAATTTTACGCAACCGGAAGGCAGTCCCCATTT
This genomic interval from Flavobacterium sp. HJ-32-4 contains the following:
- a CDS encoding diacylglycerol kinase family protein, which encodes MQRSVLMIANPVAGGVDKTPLIDAAKRFAEERGYRFFVYETTDSNNEAALQQLAKEHRPDRVLIAGGDGTIKMAADALHGHECIFGILPSGSANGLSTDLGFPSALEDNLRIAFSDSVMAMDIVSLNGKKSLHLSDLGLNAQLIRNFEKTAMRGMLGYATKVFTTLKQTRRPFYATIEANDETRRFRAKMIVIANSTKYGTGVTINPKGKMDDGLFEVVVLKKLNFWIFAKIVSGRLPVGQEVEIIQTANARIEADVPVSFQIDGEFCGEERQLEVSILKGEIKVAVP
- a CDS encoding ABC-F family ATP-binding cassette domain-containing protein, which encodes MLNIHNLSVSFGGTYLFEEITFRLGAGDRVGLVGKNGAGKSTMLKILARDLAPDSGSIATEKEVRIGFLRQDIDFEAGRTVLEEAYEAFTDIREVEGKLERINEQLATRTDYESEAYAQLIEDLSDYTHRYEILGGYDYVGNTEKILLGLGFRREDFQNPTETFSGGWRMRIELAKLLLQSNDILLLDEPTNHLDIESIIWLENFLKSFPGVVVIVSHDKMFLDNVTNRTIEISLGRAYDFNRPYSQYLELRQEIREKQLATQKNQQKKIEETERLIEKFRAKATKASMAQSLIKKLDKIERIEVDEDDNSVMSISFPVSKTPGKVVIEAEHVTKKYGDKLIFRDISLLVERGSKIAFVGQNGQGKSTFIKAIVDEIPYDGVIKLGHNVQLGYFAQNQAEYLDGEKTLLDTMLDAANDTNRMKVRDMLGAFLFRGDDVEKKVKVLSGGERNRLALCRLLLQPINVLLMDEPTNHLDIKSKNVLKAALQKYEGTLLLVSHDRDFLQGMANIVYEFKDHRVREYLGDINFFLEQRNLQNMREVEKKDPAAKKDEPAAPKASYEDQKKNKTLQNRLSKIEGQIQQLEEAIRKDDLALASHYDKHVEDAQFFTAYNKKKEELDQLMEEWERLQLELE
- a CDS encoding App1 family protein, whose amino-acid sequence is MRPLLKLYRGYANEAELIVMGHVFRPTTREEYDFQKKRFRNAKWVIRMFRIKTQSNASVYLEHNGQRVHTKTLADGYFKFCIPLTTDVGYGWKDYWVSIRYQDEEIRAKGSYMRPYEGNLGFISDIDDTFLVSHTRNPFRKLYILLFRNVQERKVFEGVVPHYQALSTAGRNNKGEQNAFFYISSSEWNLYRFIVDFTQLHQLPRAVMLLRDIKTSLWDFFITGRGDHGHKFEKIRHILEFYPHLRYTLLGDDSQHDPFLYEDICKIFPVTVQAVYIRQTGDHPKPATVAALANIASMNVATCYFRDSLEAIEHSRSIGLIS